One part of the Lycium ferocissimum isolate CSIRO_LF1 chromosome 8, AGI_CSIRO_Lferr_CH_V1, whole genome shotgun sequence genome encodes these proteins:
- the LOC132068377 gene encoding uncharacterized protein LOC132068377, whose protein sequence is MPEIAQQVYAPRSLQIWKSLLNWLSFFFHIFLQILKGTPFVNQVLSCFGVRNSSLLSSSPQFKPLPDVELLEEEAAPLSTVALSTLQITAGSVPISVDEEHLQRLTVVLDLDETLICAYETSSLPSIICTQATEAGLKWFELECVSSEKEYDGKPKINYVTVFERPGLHEFLKQLSEFANLVLFTAGLEGYARPVVDKIDLENRFSHRLYRPSTTSTEFREHVKDLSCISEDLCRIVIVDNNPFSFLLQPLNGIPCIPFSPGQPHDDQLLEVILPLLKHLSEQKDVRPVLHERFQMPEWFQNHGIPACEFTNVR, encoded by the exons ATGCCGGAGATAGCACAACAAGTGTACGCCCCTAGAAGTCTACAAATTTGGAAATCGCTACTTAACTGGCTATCCTTCTTCTTCCACATCTTCCTTCAGATCCTTAAAGGAACTCCTTTCGTAAATCAG GTACTCTCCTGCTTTGGCGTTCGCAAtagctctcttctctcttcctCTCCGCAGTTCAAACCGTTGCCTGATGTTGAGCTGCTCGAGGAGGAGGCGGCGCCTCTGTCAACCGTCGCGCTCTCGACTTTGCAAATCACAGCCGGAAGTGTTCCAATTAGTGTCGATGAGGAACATTTACAGCGGCTCACG GTggttcttgacttagatgaaacTTTAATTTGTGCGTATGAGACATCAAGTTTGCCTTCCATCATTTGCACCCAGGCAACAGAGGCTGGGTTGAAGTGGTTTGAGCTGGAGTGCGTATCTTCAGAAAAG GAATATGATGGCAAACCTAAGATCAACTATGTCACAGTTTTTGAACGTCCTGGATTACATGAGTTTCTAAAACAACTTAGCGAGTTTGCTAATCTGGTCTTGTTTACTGCTGGACTTGAAG GATATGCAAGACCCGTTGTTGACAAAATTGATCTTGAAAATCGGTTTAGCCATAGACTTTATCGCCCTTCAACTACTAGCAC GGAATTCCGGGAACATGTGAAGGATCTGTCATGCATATCAGAGGATTTATGCCGGATTGTCATTGTTGATAACAACCCATTCAGTTTCTTATTACAGCCTTTAAATGGAATCCCGTGCATTCCATTTTCTCCTGGACAACCCCATGACGACCAG CTTTTGGAAGTAATCCTTCCACTTCTCAAGCATCTATCTGAGCAGAAGGATGTAAGGCCTGTGCTTCATGAAAGGTTTCAAATGCCCGAATGGTTTCAAAACCATGGAATCCCCGCTTGTGAATTCACAAATGTACGATGA